One part of the Streptomyces sp. NBC_00286 genome encodes these proteins:
- a CDS encoding amidohydrolase family protein: MIETPSLVDQYCHGVLRTELGLGTFEAHLAGGEGRPAAGTTFFDTQTGFAVRRWCPPLLGLEPHCSPAHYLARRRELGVLESGRRLLRGSGITTYLVDTGLPGDLTGPGEMASAGGADAHEIVRLELLAEQVADTSGTVESFLANLAESVHAAAANAVAFTSVAGVRHGLALAPEPPDPGEVRGAAGRWLTGRRVGGTLSDPVLLRHLLWIAVASGRPLQLHAGLGEGDLRIDRTDPVLLTDFARATAGLGTDLVLLHGYPYHRHAAHLSEVFPHVYADLGAALVRTGARASAVLSEILELAPFGKLLFSSGAHGLPELHVVGARLFREALARVLGTWVAEGAWSLADAQRVAGLIAAGNARRVYGLE; the protein is encoded by the coding sequence ATGATCGAAACGCCGTCGCTGGTGGACCAGTACTGCCATGGCGTGTTGCGCACTGAGCTGGGCCTTGGCACCTTCGAGGCGCACCTCGCCGGGGGAGAGGGCAGACCCGCGGCGGGCACGACCTTCTTCGACACGCAGACCGGGTTCGCCGTACGCCGCTGGTGCCCGCCCCTGCTCGGTCTGGAGCCGCACTGTTCGCCCGCCCACTATCTCGCGCGGCGCCGTGAGCTGGGCGTGCTGGAGTCGGGGCGCAGGCTGTTGCGGGGCAGCGGGATCACGACCTATCTGGTCGACACCGGGCTGCCGGGCGATCTGACCGGGCCCGGCGAGATGGCCTCGGCCGGAGGCGCCGACGCCCACGAGATCGTCCGCCTGGAACTGCTCGCCGAGCAGGTCGCCGACACCTCCGGAACCGTCGAGTCGTTTCTCGCCAACCTCGCTGAGTCGGTGCACGCAGCGGCGGCCAACGCGGTGGCGTTCACGTCGGTGGCGGGCGTACGGCACGGTCTGGCGCTGGCGCCCGAACCGCCGGACCCCGGTGAGGTGCGGGGCGCGGCGGGCCGCTGGCTCACCGGACGCCGCGTCGGCGGCACCCTGTCCGACCCGGTACTGCTGCGGCACCTCCTGTGGATCGCCGTCGCCTCGGGCCGCCCGCTCCAACTGCATGCGGGACTCGGCGAAGGGGACCTGCGCATCGACCGCACCGACCCCGTCCTGCTCACCGACTTCGCCCGCGCCACGGCCGGCCTCGGCACCGACCTGGTCCTGCTGCACGGCTACCCGTACCACCGGCACGCCGCGCATCTCTCCGAGGTCTTCCCGCATGTGTACGCCGACTTGGGCGCCGCCCTCGTCCGTACGGGCGCCCGCGCCTCCGCCGTACTCTCCGAGATCCTCGAACTCGCCCCCTTCGGCAAGCTCCTCTTCTCCTCCGGCGCCCACGGACTGCCCGAACTCCATGTGGTCGGTGCCCGCCTCTTCCGCGAGGCGCTGGCCCGGGTGCTCGGCACCTGGGTGGCCGAGGGGGCGTGGTCGCTGGCCGACGCAC